The Candidatus Binatia bacterium genome contains the following window.
GACAAGCGCATGAGCCAGAGCCAGCTGCGGCGCGGAGTCGGCAACGGTTCCCGCGAGATTCAGGATCGCATAAAGGCCGCAGATATCAGCCTCTCCGAGATTGGCAGTTTTGCTCATCGGGTTTTCTTCTCGGAGGGAGCGGGCTGAGGTTGGATCTCGGTGGAAGGAGCCTCGGGGCTCAGGCCGAGCCAGGAAGGGAGGAAATATTTGAACAAGTAGAGACCCAGTTTGATGGTCTCATTGCTCACCTCAATTAGAGGTTTTTCATGCCACCACCACCCTGAAATGTCGCTATAGCTTCTCTCGCAAGTCGTCATCCAGACTTTGCCGCCGATCGGTTCGAGGGCGATTCGCAGGGATTCGCCGGCACGACGAGCGTGGCTCGGTGAGGTCACCGCAATGATGCTTCGGTTGCCGGTCTGCGCTGCCCACTCGCTGACGGCGGCCGCATCGGCCCACGTGCTGCGACCGGAGGGTATAATGACTTCGGCGGAGGCTGGCACGCCCGCGCGGGCGGCGAGTTTGGCTCCGAGTTCTGCATCCGAGTAGGGCATGCCGACGGCCCGCAATTCCGGACGAATCCTGCTGCCGGTGAAAACAACAAGAGGCGCCAGCCCCTGGCGAAAAAGTCGGGCCGAGCATTTGGCGCGGGTCTCGAGTTTGCCGGGAAATACGTAAAGGGCATCGGCGGTGGGCGGGAGCTTGTCGCTTCGTGAGAGCAGGTCGGGCAGATAGGGAAACGCGAGCACGCCGATAGCGAGGACGGTGAGGATCTGCAGGAAGCGCCGCAACGGTCTCTCCTAACTCTCGGGCGGGGGTGGCAATCGGAAGATCGGGCCGATCTTCCGAATCACGTTTGCGGTTGCGGGGTATTTCTTCGTCACGATCGCAACGCCCTGAACCAGATCCTCCGCGGCGAAAAAGCCGCCCCAGAGAAGCGCCAGAGGATAGCTGATAATGAGCCCGGCCTTGGCTGCCAAACGAATCGTGAGATCTTCGGCCGGAATCAGGTGGGATACCGCGAAGAGGAGCATGGCAGCAGCAGCCGCGATGGCGACACGGCCGTACTGATAGGGAACATGGTAGAGCCTCAAGGAAACTACCAGCGCCAAGGTTGTCTGGATCACGAAAGCGATCAGAGTTGCCCAGGCCGCTCCTGCCGGCCCGTATACGGGGATCAGAAGGTAGTTGAGGATCACATTGATCACGGCTGCGGTGATCACGGTATAGGTCCGGAGGATTGTCCGTTTTGTGAACGCCGGCCCCAGATTCACCATCGGCATGATTCCGTCGAAGATCAGACCGAAGGCGAGGATGGGGATGAGTGGCGCGGCGCCCCAATAACCTTCCGGCGCCATGATTTTGATAAAATCGGGTGCGAAGGTCGCGAGGCCCAACCACAGAAAGAGGTAGATCGCGAGGAGATAGCTGGTGAGGTGGGCAAAGAGCTGCGGTGCCTCGGGGTCGCGTCGGTGGGAGTAGGCGAAGGGCCCCCAGGAGAGCTGGAAAGCCGTGATGATAAGAAGCAGGATTTCGCCGAACCGATAGGCGAGAGAATAGACGCCGACATCATCGACCGAGTAGTAGTGACGAATGAACCACCGATCGGATAGATCCAGCAGGAAGGTGGCGACGCCGGCAGGCACCAGAGGCAAGCCGAATTTCAATTGCTGCTGAATATCGACCCAGCGGAAACCCGATCGAAGCATTCGGAATGTGGTGCCGGTCAAAAACAGGCACATGGTAAATTCGGCGAGGAATTGAGCCCCAATCACGCCGGCTGCTCCTTGATGAAAACCGACGACCAGGACCACGGCGACAATTGTGGCCAGAGCACTGCGCAGGAGAGACCATTTGGCGTAGCGCTTGGACTCCTCTCTTGCCCGCATGATCGAAAACGGCATGCGGAGAAGCACCTTGGCCAGAACGGTCGCCGTTCCCATCAAAATCAGGAACCAGAGAGCTTCATTGTCGAGGAGCCATCCAGCGATGAACCCCGAGAAGGCAAGTGGAACGAGGCTCAGCGGTACCGAGAAGAGGAAAACAATCCATATGGCGGCCGCGATGACGCGCTCGCGGCCGGCATCGTCGTCGTGGTCGTAGTAAAAGCGGAAAATCCCGACGGTTTGCCCCAGATTCATCACGACAAACATGGCCTGCGTGTACATCGCGACAAGCGCCAGGATTCCGTAGTCGCCCGGAGTGAGGTATCGGGTGTATACAGGAATCAGCAGGAAGCCGACGACTTTGATTCCGTAGTTCCCGAGGCCGTAGATCATTGTGTGGCCGAGAAGGGTTTTGAGTTTTGCGAGCATGAATTGAATATGAAGAGTACTCTGCTGAAGTCCCGAGTGCGAGGGGAAGAAATCCTCGCGATTTTAATGATTCTGATGTTGGTGGTGGCAATGCCGGCAGATGCCCGCGATTGCGGAGGCCGGAAGGCTTGCGATTGCGGGGACAAGGTTGTCCGTGACCATATTCTGACCCGCTCCCTCGGGCCGTGCCCGGGCGTGGGACTGCGCATGGGCCCTGGCGCGACGCTCGACGGTAACGGCGAAGCGATCCGCGGCTCGGGGCGCGAGGCCGGGATTATCTTTGATGAAAAGGCCATCGGCGCAGTGGTTCGGAACCTCGAAGTCTCCGGGTTCAAGCGCGGGGTTCGGTTTGCCGGGGTGCGGGGCGCGCGTCTGGAGAACGTTCAGTCTCACCATAATGGAGACCGAAAGACGGCGGTTGGCTACGGGGTCGATCTCGCCCGGGGAGCGTCCGAGAATATTCTGGTGGGGTTGCGCGTGTTTGAGAACGCCGATGAGGGAATTCATTTCGGTACGGGCGCGAACCGAAATCGCCTGGAGGACTCGGAAGTCTTCGACAACTACCGCGAGAATATCTATTTCCTGCAGAATCGAGGGAATGAGGTTCATCGATCGAAGCTCCATGGGGGCGGCGCGGCCGCTTTCTATATCAAACATGCTCCGGAAACCGTGCTGTCGGAGAACGAGATTTCTGATCGTCCCATCCAGCTTCGGGGTCGCTCGGATCGAGTGCGTCTGGTCGATAATCGCTTGCGAAAAAGCTCCGTGAATCTGGAGCCCTTCAAGGACGACGTTCCCGAGGGAGTGCGAATTTCGGGTGGACAGATCGAAACGCCCGGCCACGCCTGCGTCAGGCTGCGGGGGGCCCGGAAGGTTTGGGTCGAGAACGTGAAATTCTCCTGTCGGGGGAGTGTTTCCGTGGAGCAGGGCGCCGACGTTCGCGTGACTCTGGACTCGTTTACCGAGGCGCGGTGTGAGGGCACCGGAGCCGTCACCCAGCTGGGATATCTCGAGCAGCGTTTCGTCGATGCTCAGGGCGCCGGTGTCGGCGGTGTGACGGTGCTGGACAATCAGGGGGTTTCCTGGGGAAAGTCGTCCAGCGACGGTCGAGTGGAGCGTGTCCTTCCGCTGGCGACGCTGACCTGTCCCGCACGGGACGTGTCTTCGACGGGATTGCGAGCCTCTCGAGGCACCTGGACCGAACCGCTGAATCCGAAAGCCGGCAAGGTCGTGCTGGTACCGGTCGAGCCGGCCGGAGCAGATCAGGGCTGACCGAGTTTCAGGGCGATTCGATATTCCGAAGAACGCCCCGAGAGACGCACCTCAGTGCCGATCCCGATTCCGAGCAGGCCCCAGAATAGAATCTGCAGCGCGATGTTGTCGAAAGGATCGAAAGCCTGCATCGCGACTAGGAATCCAAGAATCGCGAGGATCACAGCCCAAAGGACCGACCGCAGTCCAGGATCATTCACTCTGGATTGGGTGCGATAGAGGGAGAAGAGAGCGGCTGCAAAAATCCACATCATGGCCCCCCAACCGAGAAGTCCATTTTCGAGAATCAGCCGCACATTGGCGTTCGCGCCCTCGATCAAATTTTGCGCGCTTCCCAAACCCGGAATATTCAATTCGCCCAGCGTTCTGGGCCCCATGCCGAATAGAAGTTCCTTCCACGAGAGCTGCCCAAGCTGCGCGCATGCTTCCTGCGCCGAGCCGCAGATCATGCTTCCTGCAGTGAACCCTGCGCTGGTGAGCCGATGATCTACCGCAAGGAAAGAGGCTGGCGCGAGAATCACCAGAGCGACAAGCCCGGCGAGTGGCGTGAAATGTCGCCACACGTAGATGGTGATGATCAGGGAGAGAGCGGCGAGACCCGCCGGGTTTTTCGTTAGAAGAACGCCGACCATCACCAGCGTAGTCGCTGCGATCCAGAAGTCGCGGCTGCTGCGATTCTGAGCGCGTGCAAGGCTGCATAGAACGCAGGGCACGCCGAGCAGGAGATAGGTGGACAAGGCAATAGGACTGCCGAGCGTCGAGGAGATCCCCACGGAGCTCATGCCCAGCCCGGTCGAAAGCTGGGGAGCGGATGTGAAGTATTCGGCAAAAGCGACTTCAAGAATACCGACCATGGAAATTGTCAACGAGGTCAGGGCGACGGCACTGATCGCGCTTCGGACGAAGGATTTCGTAAAGGTGCCGTTGATGATGGCCAGCGTGACGATGAAGCCCGTTATCAGATAATAGGCGGACCCCCGCATCGCTTGCAGCGGCGCCTCGGAGAGGAATGCCGAGCTGAGCGCGAGGAGAAGAAATACTGCGATGGGTGTGTTCAGCGGGGTACGATAGAGGTTGATTCGGTCCTTGGGCGCATGTCGCAGCAGCATCCAGAGAGCGCCGAAAGCGATGACGCCATGTAGCGGATTGACCTTCACGCCGAGTGTCTCGATATACAGGTTCTCGAGTGAACCGGAAGGAATGAAGGATACGAAGAGCAGAAGGACCAGCAGGAAAGCCCCGAGCGTCAGCCAGCGATTCAAAACCTTCAGGGCTGTCAGGCAGACGAGCTGTGCATCGAGAAGCAGCGATCGGTGCTGGATATAGAGATGATCGAAACGAAGCTTGTTGCGCGCCGACGTGAAATATCCGCCGCGCACCTGTGCCAGGCCGGTCATCCCGGGCGCGACGCGAAAACGATCAGCGTAGTTCGGGATCTCTTCAAGGTACCGCTCGAGAAAGACCGGTCGCAGGGGGCGCGGCCCGGCGAAGTTCATTTCCCCGCGCAAGACGTTGAGGAGTTGCGGGACCTCGTCCAGTTTTGACTTCTTCAGGAATTTGCCGACGGGCGTGTAGAAATCATCCTGAGCCGTGAGCAATCGCCCGCCGATTTGCCTTTCCGAACCCTCTCCGAGAGTCCGGAATTTGTACATCGTATAGAGAATCTGATTTTTGCCGGTTCGAATTCCTGCATAGAATAATGGCCCGGGGCTGGTGAGCTTGACCGCGATCGCGACCATGAGCAGAACGGGAGAGAGTACGGCGAGTGCCGTGATCGCCATCAATGCCTGGAGCAGGTAGCGGACTGGCGATTCAGGAAGTGCAGGCGGAATCTCCCGCTGGCTCGCGGGCGCTTTTTCGGCCTCAGTTGCCACTTGTTCGGCTGGAGGCTCTGACTTCGATACGACGACTAGTTTCGGCACTTGGCGGGGACTTTCTTTGTTCGGGGAACCAGCATCAGGGTGCCCGAACCACGCGGCTGCGGTCAACCCACAAGATTAGTTATCGGTCCAGATTCCTGAGGGTTTACCGCCGATGTGCCTATAGAGTCTTGCCAGGTCTGGAACATCAGGAGTGTCCAGATGTCGCGGCTATAGTCCATCTGGCGAGACTCGTGTCCCTCGATCAGGTTCTGCACCATTTCCGGCTGGAAGAGCCCTCCGCGACGAATGCGGTCCGGTGCCAGAGTGTCTCGTACGCGCTCCCGGAGGGGCCCCAGAAGCCAGGAGGGAATCGGTACGTTGAAACCTTGCTTTGGACCATGCAGCGTTTCATGCGGGAGGTAGGGCTCCATGGCTTTGCGGAGAAGGTACTTCTTGGTCATTCGCTTCATTTTCCACCGGCTGGGGATGGATGCGACCAACTCGACCAGGTGGTGGTCGAGAAGCGGAACTCGACCCTCGAGAGAGGTAGCCATGGTCATGCGATCGGCTTTGACCAGCATATCGCCTTCGAGCCCCACCTTGGTGTCGGCGGCCAGCAACTGCGCGAGAATATCCTTCTCCGGTACCCCGGCCGCGGCACGCTCGAAAAGTCGAAGGGTGCCTTCCAATCCTTCTCCCTCATCACTGTAGAGGCTTGCTTTGCGTGTCTCGTCAAAGATGGCCTTCCAGGCCAGATGTGAGGCCATGGGGGGATTTTCGGCACCGCGCACAAATCGTTTGGCCATATAATCAAAGCTCAGACGACCATGGGATACCGGCAAGCGATCGACGATCGCCGGCACGATCCGTCGAGCGAAGCCGGGAACATACTGGCGGTACCATCCAGCGAGCATCGTCGCCGAGTAAGTTTTATAACCGGCAAATATTTCATCGCCGCCCTCGCCGGAGAGAGCGACGGTCACGTGTTCTCGGGCGAGGCGGGCCACCGAGAGCACGGGGATCGCCGAAGAGTCAGCAAAGGGCTCGTCAAATGAAGCCACCAGTTCCGGGACCAATTCTGTGGCGTCGGGTCTGACGATCAGCTCATGATGTTCGGTATCGTAGTGCTTGGCCGCAATGCGGGCCCGGTCCAGTTCGTTGAAAGTCTTCTCCTCGAAGCCAATCGAGAAAGTCTTGAGTTCGCCGCTATGGTGTCGCCGCATTCCGGCGACCAGGCTTGCCGAGTCGACGCCTCCGGAAAGAAAGACGCCCAGGGGAACGTCGGAAACGAGATGGCTCCGCACCGCATCATCCACGGAGGCCCGGATTCTCTCGAGAATCTCACCCTCCGAGCTGAAATGAGCTGGCGTCATATCCAATTCCCACCAGGTCTCGTCGCGAATGTTCCCATTTTCGACGATCAGTCGGTGGCCCGGCTCCAGCTTTCGTGCGGCGCGAAAAATCGATTGGGGTGCCGGTATATGGGTCAGCGTCAGATAGTCGTGCAGAGCCTGCCGATCCAGCTCCCGGCTCATGCCGGCAGCGAGCAGAGATTTCAGCTCGGAGCCGAAAAGCAATCGGCCGTTCTCCGTCGAGTAATAAAGCGGCTTGATCCCCAACCGATCCCTCGCGAGCATAAGGCGTCGCTTGTTGCGGTCCCAGATTGCGATCGCAAACATCCCCCGAAGGTGCTTGACGCAATCCGTGCCGTATTCCTCATAGAGACGGAGAATCGCTTCGGTATCGCTGGCCGTGTGGAAGGTATGCCCGCGGCTCTCCAGGTCACGTCGCAGTTCATTGAAGTTGTAGATCTCACCGTTTTGAAAGACCGCGATGTCGCGGGCTTGATTCCAGATCGGCTGTTGGCCGCCTTCAAGGTCGATGATGGACAAGCGGCGCATCCCGATCGATAGGGGCCCTTCGGCAAGAATGCCCTCGTCGTCGGGGCCGCGGTGCACGATGACATCGCACATGGCCTGAGCAATCGATGCTGGAAGGGTTTCCTCTGGATTCAACGAAAGAGCGCCGGCAATGCCACACATGAACAGGAACCTCGAGTGTCTATTTCGCTCTTCCGGAAGCGCGTAGACGGCCCCACGCCTGTTTCAGGGCGTGGAGGCGATCATAGCTTCCGTCGAGTTTATGAGAGAAGTCACGCAGGCGATCATCGCGCGCGATGAAGGTGCGTCGAAGCGTGAAGGGGGTGTCGTCCGGAGACACAATTCCAGGTCGTGTCGTGAGAGCCGTCGAGTAGCCAGCTTCTCGAACCGCATTCTCGACCGCTTCATTATAATGTCCGCGCGGATAGCAGAAATCCTCGGCCCAGACGCCGGTCTCTTCCTGAATTCGTGCACGGCATTCGCGAATCTCGTGCACCATCATCTCGGAAGAAATCGCATTGAGTGACGGGTGCGTCAGGGTATGGGCGCCGAGTTGAACCCCGCCGGCGGCCATCGCTCGCACCTGCTCCCAGTTCAAGGGGGAAATGCCCCTGCGATCCCGCAAAACCGGCAGTTCGTCGGTCCCGATATAGTCGGTCGTGAGAAAAACGGTCGCCGGAATCTCTTCCTTTTGCAAGATAGGGAGAGCGGCTGTGTAGTTGTCCTCGAATCCGTCATCGAAAGTGACCGCGAGCGCCCGATCGGGAAAGGGTTTCTTCGTGCTGAGATGCTCGGCTACCTGTTTCAGCGTCAGGATCGTCCAGGCCTCGCTTCGGAGAAGAGCCATTTGCTCAGCGAATGCGTTAACGGAAACGCAGGAACGGTGCTCTTCGTTGTCGATGCGGTGGTAGTAGATAATCCGCAGTTCGCCACGCGTGGAAACCCCGCGCGGTTGGAGCCATGAACTGGCCTCGGCTGCGCTTCGACGCAGCATTGTTCCGAGTCG
Protein-coding sequences here:
- a CDS encoding YdcF family protein, whose amino-acid sequence is MRRFLQILTVLAIGVLAFPYLPDLLSRSDKLPPTADALYVFPGKLETRAKCSARLFRQGLAPLVVFTGSRIRPELRAVGMPYSDAELGAKLAARAGVPASAEVIIPSGRSTWADAAAVSEWAAQTGNRSIIAVTSPSHARRAGESLRIALEPIGGKVWMTTCERSYSDISGWWWHEKPLIEVSNETIKLGLYLFKYFLPSWLGLSPEAPSTEIQPQPAPSEKKTR
- a CDS encoding oligosaccharide flippase family protein, translating into MLAKLKTLLGHTMIYGLGNYGIKVVGFLLIPVYTRYLTPGDYGILALVAMYTQAMFVVMNLGQTVGIFRFYYDHDDDAGRERVIAAAIWIVFLFSVPLSLVPLAFSGFIAGWLLDNEALWFLILMGTATVLAKVLLRMPFSIMRAREESKRYAKWSLLRSALATIVAVVLVVGFHQGAAGVIGAQFLAEFTMCLFLTGTTFRMLRSGFRWVDIQQQLKFGLPLVPAGVATFLLDLSDRWFIRHYYSVDDVGVYSLAYRFGEILLLIITAFQLSWGPFAYSHRRDPEAPQLFAHLTSYLLAIYLFLWLGLATFAPDFIKIMAPEGYWGAAPLIPILAFGLIFDGIMPMVNLGPAFTKRTILRTYTVITAAVINVILNYLLIPVYGPAGAAWATLIAFVIQTTLALVVSLRLYHVPYQYGRVAIAAAAAMLLFAVSHLIPAEDLTIRLAAKAGLIISYPLALLWGGFFAAEDLVQGVAIVTKKYPATANVIRKIGPIFRLPPPPES
- a CDS encoding right-handed parallel beta-helix repeat-containing protein, with the translated sequence MKSTLLKSRVRGEEILAILMILMLVVAMPADARDCGGRKACDCGDKVVRDHILTRSLGPCPGVGLRMGPGATLDGNGEAIRGSGREAGIIFDEKAIGAVVRNLEVSGFKRGVRFAGVRGARLENVQSHHNGDRKTAVGYGVDLARGASENILVGLRVFENADEGIHFGTGANRNRLEDSEVFDNYRENIYFLQNRGNEVHRSKLHGGGAAAFYIKHAPETVLSENEISDRPIQLRGRSDRVRLVDNRLRKSSVNLEPFKDDVPEGVRISGGQIETPGHACVRLRGARKVWVENVKFSCRGSVSVEQGADVRVTLDSFTEARCEGTGAVTQLGYLEQRFVDAQGAGVGGVTVLDNQGVSWGKSSSDGRVERVLPLATLTCPARDVSSTGLRASRGTWTEPLNPKAGKVVLVPVEPAGADQG
- a CDS encoding sugar transferase is translated as MPKLVVVSKSEPPAEQVATEAEKAPASQREIPPALPESPVRYLLQALMAITALAVLSPVLLMVAIAVKLTSPGPLFYAGIRTGKNQILYTMYKFRTLGEGSERQIGGRLLTAQDDFYTPVGKFLKKSKLDEVPQLLNVLRGEMNFAGPRPLRPVFLERYLEEIPNYADRFRVAPGMTGLAQVRGGYFTSARNKLRFDHLYIQHRSLLLDAQLVCLTALKVLNRWLTLGAFLLVLLLFVSFIPSGSLENLYIETLGVKVNPLHGVIAFGALWMLLRHAPKDRINLYRTPLNTPIAVFLLLALSSAFLSEAPLQAMRGSAYYLITGFIVTLAIINGTFTKSFVRSAISAVALTSLTISMVGILEVAFAEYFTSAPQLSTGLGMSSVGISSTLGSPIALSTYLLLGVPCVLCSLARAQNRSSRDFWIAATTLVMVGVLLTKNPAGLAALSLIITIYVWRHFTPLAGLVALVILAPASFLAVDHRLTSAGFTAGSMICGSAQEACAQLGQLSWKELLFGMGPRTLGELNIPGLGSAQNLIEGANANVRLILENGLLGWGAMMWIFAAALFSLYRTQSRVNDPGLRSVLWAVILAILGFLVAMQAFDPFDNIALQILFWGLLGIGIGTEVRLSGRSSEYRIALKLGQP
- the asnB gene encoding asparagine synthase (glutamine-hydrolyzing) gives rise to the protein MCGIAGALSLNPEETLPASIAQAMCDVIVHRGPDDEGILAEGPLSIGMRRLSIIDLEGGQQPIWNQARDIAVFQNGEIYNFNELRRDLESRGHTFHTASDTEAILRLYEEYGTDCVKHLRGMFAIAIWDRNKRRLMLARDRLGIKPLYYSTENGRLLFGSELKSLLAAGMSRELDRQALHDYLTLTHIPAPQSIFRAARKLEPGHRLIVENGNIRDETWWELDMTPAHFSSEGEILERIRASVDDAVRSHLVSDVPLGVFLSGGVDSASLVAGMRRHHSGELKTFSIGFEEKTFNELDRARIAAKHYDTEHHELIVRPDATELVPELVASFDEPFADSSAIPVLSVARLAREHVTVALSGEGGDEIFAGYKTYSATMLAGWYRQYVPGFARRIVPAIVDRLPVSHGRLSFDYMAKRFVRGAENPPMASHLAWKAIFDETRKASLYSDEGEGLEGTLRLFERAAAGVPEKDILAQLLAADTKVGLEGDMLVKADRMTMATSLEGRVPLLDHHLVELVASIPSRWKMKRMTKKYLLRKAMEPYLPHETLHGPKQGFNVPIPSWLLGPLRERVRDTLAPDRIRRGGLFQPEMVQNLIEGHESRQMDYSRDIWTLLMFQTWQDSIGTSAVNPQESGPITNLVG
- a CDS encoding polysaccharide deacetylase family protein, which encodes MRSRLGTMLRRSAAEASSWLQPRGVSTRGELRIIYYHRIDNEEHRSCVSVNAFAEQMALLRSEAWTILTLKQVAEHLSTKKPFPDRALAVTFDDGFEDNYTAALPILQKEEIPATVFLTTDYIGTDELPVLRDRRGISPLNWEQVRAMAAGGVQLGAHTLTHPSLNAISSEMMVHEIRECRARIQEETGVWAEDFCYPRGHYNEAVENAVREAGYSTALTTRPGIVSPDDTPFTLRRTFIARDDRLRDFSHKLDGSYDRLHALKQAWGRLRASGRAK